A region from the Chitinophaga sp. Cy-1792 genome encodes:
- a CDS encoding glycosyltransferase family 2 protein — MNSWKAICLLSLVIIFYSYLGYGILLYLVLRVKRLFIKPLATDSTYEPRVTFMVAAYNESAFIHLKIANTLELDYPRDKMKIVFVTDGSTDNTNAIISKYEGIELLFQPQRNGKTAAINRAMTTVDTEVVIFSDANTLLNPAAVRELVKHFAHDSTGAVAGEKKVIANKDSGTEGHGEGMYWKYESKLKQWDAELYSVMGAAGELLAVRTSLYHAIPEDTILDDFIISFNINKRGYKVLYEPKAYAMESPSSSLQEEYKRKVRIAAGGFQSMARLAALLNIFRYPRITWQYVSHRVLRWTLAPLCLLLLLLSNLIIVFNGGGYTYFILFGLQLFFYGAAYTGFLMAQHEMKIKYFYIPFYFVFMNIAVYNGFTRYVRGKQSAVWERAQRSVSM, encoded by the coding sequence ATGAATAGCTGGAAAGCCATTTGTCTGCTTAGCCTGGTAATTATCTTTTACAGTTACCTGGGCTATGGTATCCTCCTGTACCTGGTACTGCGGGTAAAGCGTTTGTTTATAAAACCTTTAGCTACCGATAGCACGTATGAACCGCGGGTAACCTTTATGGTGGCCGCTTATAATGAGAGTGCATTCATTCACCTGAAGATTGCCAATACCCTGGAGTTGGATTACCCGCGTGATAAAATGAAGATTGTTTTTGTTACCGATGGCAGCACAGACAACACCAATGCCATTATCAGCAAATACGAAGGCATTGAACTGTTGTTTCAGCCGCAGCGTAACGGTAAAACAGCTGCTATCAACCGTGCGATGACAACCGTTGATACCGAGGTCGTAATTTTTTCAGATGCCAACACTTTATTGAATCCGGCAGCCGTACGCGAGCTGGTAAAGCATTTTGCCCACGACAGTACCGGTGCGGTAGCCGGTGAGAAAAAGGTAATCGCAAATAAAGACAGTGGCACAGAAGGCCATGGAGAAGGGATGTACTGGAAATATGAATCGAAGCTGAAACAGTGGGATGCAGAGCTTTACAGCGTAATGGGTGCAGCCGGTGAACTGCTGGCTGTTCGCACCAGTCTTTACCATGCTATTCCTGAAGATACCATCCTGGATGATTTCATCATCTCTTTTAATATCAACAAACGCGGTTATAAAGTATTATATGAGCCGAAGGCTTATGCCATGGAATCACCTTCTTCTTCATTGCAGGAAGAATATAAGCGGAAAGTGCGTATCGCTGCAGGTGGGTTTCAGTCTATGGCCCGGCTGGCGGCGCTGCTCAACATTTTCCGTTACCCCAGGATTACGTGGCAGTATGTTTCGCACCGGGTACTCCGCTGGACGCTGGCGCCGCTTTGTCTGCTGTTATTGCTGCTCAGTAATTTAATTATTGTATTTAACGGTGGAGGCTATACGTATTTCATTTTATTCGGCTTACAGTTGTTTTTCTACGGTGCCGCCTATACGGGATTTCTGATGGCGCAACATGAAATGAAGATCAAATACTTTTATATACCATTTTATTTTGTATTCATGAATATTGCAGTATATAACGGGTTCACACGCTATGTACGAGGTAAGCAGTCGGCCGTATGGGAACGCGCCCAGCGTTCAGTGAGTATGTAA